CATAGGTTGCACCTCGTTCGCACCAACTTAACACTAAAATTTAGCAATAATAaaaagtgaccagtcaacctttgtaaaAGACCGCGCAGCAACACGtcttgctgcgtttttagtaacttttagatGTAGTTTCGAGCGATTGCATCAAACAACTTAAAGTGCAGTTATATTGGCCTCGGTCCACTTTATAACCTTCCCGACTATCAGAGCGCgcgcggagttagaatagtaaatacactctTCATTAAGGCCAATGGCCGGTCATTataattataggtatgtcatgctgtatgtgtgtgtgcgtgcgtgtctgggtgtgtgtggtgtgtgtgtgtatatgtatgtgtgtgtctgtgtgtgtgagtgtttgtgtatgtgtgtgggtgtgtgtggatccgtgtgtgtgtatatttgtgtgtgtgtgtggattcatGACTGTGGTCCTCATAGCatgggtaaacactgtcagttaCAGACAAACACGATCCTTGTGAGGCGCGGTGCGTTAGGAAGACGGTCAccatagtgtgtttaggtagtttcgagCGAGTTCATCAAACAACTAAAAGCGCAGTTATATTTGCCTCTGTCCGCTTTTCAACCTTCCCTACTATCAGAGCGCGTGCACATTTCGTTACAGTCAATGGCTGGTCCTCATAATTATAGATAtactatgttgtgtgtgtgtgtgtgtggtttttatgTGTGTTTAgtttttgaatgtgtgtgtttttgtgtctgtgtgggtgggtgtgcatatgtgtgtgatctgtgtgtgtgtgagtgtgctttttgtgcctgtgtgtgtgtttttttgtgtctgtgtgtgggtgggtgtatacgtgtgtgtggtttgtgtttggttttgtgtgtgtgtgtgtgtgtgtgtgtagtttttgagTGCGAGTGTGCgttttgtgcctgtgtgtgtgtttttttttgtgtgtgtggtttgtgtgtggttttgtgtgtgtgtgtgtgggtgtgtgtgtatacgtgtgtgtggttttgtgtgtgtagtttttgagtgtgtgtgtgcgcttttTGTGCCTGTGTGCGTTTTTAAGCAATCTCTACCACCTGCCCCCACTTCATGGCACTGCCCACTTCTCTGAAACCTCTGCACAcaataaactcactgacacgagaGAGCTGTGTTCTTGCAGAACAAAAGCAGACAAAACCTGAAAGGAAGATGGTGAGATCGGTCAATTTTCCTCCTGGAGAGAGCTGACACCTTAAAGCGTCAGGCACTGAACACGCACCGGCCTGGCCCTGATCACACACCATGGGCATGAACGCGGCTCCGGGTCCAGAGGTCCGCGCCGGGGTTTCCACCCACCCACAGGGATGCTGGCAGAGACGGACCCTCTGTGAGTGAGCGCAGCCACACCCCCTTCTCTGAAAGCAGATCAGTCGACACCTCCTCCCTGGCACAGAGAGGGTCTGTAGAGGCAGCCGAGGAGGGCTGAGTCACACACTGGGGCACCGAGAGGAGCCAGCCTGGACTGTGGAGGGAAGGAGAGGGCTGCGCAGCACATCCCTGTGGAGGGCATCACACACCTGGGAGGAGAGTGGAACTGAAGGAGCCCAGCCTGGAGGAGGTGTGTGGGGGGCATCACTGTGTGGAGGGCATCACACACCTGGGAGGAGAGTGGAACTGAAGGAGCCCAGCCTGGAGGAGGTGTGTGGTGGGCATCTCTGTGTGGAGGGCATCACACACCTGTAACGAGAGTGGAACTGAAGGAGCTCAGCCAGCAGGTCTGTAGTGGGCATCATTGTGTGGAGGGCAGCATAAACCTGGGAGGAGAGCGGAGCTGAAGGAGCCCCGCCTGGAGGAGGTGTGTGGTGAGCATCACTCTGAGGGGGGCAGCACACACCTGTAACGACAGTGGAAGTGAAGGACTCCAACCTGCAGAGGAGTGTGTAGGGTGGGCACCACTGTGCGGAGGGCTGGGCACACCTGGGAGGAGAGCGGAGCTGAAGGAATCCAGCCTGGAGGAGGCGTGTGGAGGGCATCACTCTGGGGAGGTCAGAAAACATCTGCAAAATATTGAGGTAAGAGATTTGCGGCGTGGAGAGCATCACACACCTGGAAGGAAAGAAGGTGCAGACTGGAGCAGTAGTGTGGAGGCCAACAGAGGTGTGTGGGGCTAgcagaggtgtggggggggggggctagcaaCGTTTTGTGTGGTGCCAGCAGAGGTGTGTGGAGGCTAGCAGAGGTGTGTGGAGGCTAGCAGAGGTGTGTGGGGCTAACAGAGGTGTGTGGGCTAGCAGAGGTGTGTGGGGCCAGCAGATGAGTGGGGGCTAGCAGAGCTGTGTGGGACTAAGAGATGTGTGGGGCTAGCAGAGGTGTGTGGGGCTAGTAGAGGTGTGGAGGCCAGCAGACGTGTGTGGGGCTATCAGAGGTGTGTGGAGCCCAGTAGATGTGTTTGGGGCCACCAGTGGTGTTAGGGACTAGCGGAGTTGTGCGAGTCTAGCAGAGTTATGGTGGACCAGCAGAGGTGTGTGGGACTAGCAGAGGTGTGTGGGGCTAGCATAGGTGTGGGAGGCAGCAGATGTGTGTGGGGCTAGCAGAGGTGTGTGGAGCTAGCATAGGTGTGGCAGGCAGCAGATGTGTGTGGGGCTAGCAGAACTGTGTGCGGCTAGAAGTTGTGCGTGAGGCTAGCAGAGGTGTAGAGGACAGCACAGGTGTGTGGGGCTACCAGAGGTGTGTGGGCTAGCAGAGGTGTGTGGGGCTAGTATAGGTGTGGGGGCTAGCAGAGGAGTGGGGGCTAgcagagtggtgtgcgtggccagcAGAGGTGTGTGGGGCTAACAGAGGTGTGCGGAGGCCAGCAGATGTGTGTGGGGCCAGCAGAGGTGTGTGGGGCTAGTAGAAGTGTGTGGGGCTAGCAAagttgtggtggaccagcagaggtGTGTGGGACCAGCAGAAGTGTGTGGGGCTAGCAGTCGTGTGTGGGGCTAGCAGAGGTGTGGAGGCCAGCAGAGCTGTGTGTGTGGCAAGCAGAGGTGTGTGTGGCTGACAGAGGAATGTGGAGGCCAGCAGATGTATGTGGGGCAAGTAGAGGTGTGTGGGACTAGCAGAGGTGTGTGGGGCTAGCAGAGTTGTGGTGGAACAGCAGAGGAGTGTGGGGCTAGCAGagttgtggtggaccagcagaagtGTGCGGGACTAGCAGAAGTGTGTGGGGGCAAGCAGTGGCGTGTGGGGCTAACAGAGGTGTGTGGAGGCCAACAGATGCATGTGGGGCCAATAGAGGCCAGCAGAGATGTGTGGGGCTAGCAGagttgtggtggaccagcagaggtGTGCTGGGCTAGCAGAGGTGTGCAGGGGCAGCACAAGTGTGTGGGGCTagcagagttgtgtgtggaggccaGCAGAGGTGTGTGGGGCTAGCAGAGGTGTGGTGGACTAGCAGATGTGTGGGGGGCCAGCAGATGTATGTGGGGCAAGTAGAGGTGTGTGGGACTAGCAGAGGTGTGTGGGGCTAGCAGagttgtggtggaccagcagaggagtgtggggctagcagagttgtggtggaccagcagaagtGTGCGGGACTAGCAGAAGTGTGTGGGAACAAGCAGTGGCGTGTGGGGCTAACAGAGGTGTGTGGAGGCCAACAGATGCATGTGGGGCCAATAGAGGCCAGCAGAGATGTGTGGGGCTAGCAGagttgtggtggaccagcagaggtGTGCTGGGCTAGCAGAGGTGTGCAGGGCCAGCACAAGTGTGTGGGGCTaacagagttgtgtgtggaggccaGCAGAGGTGTGTGGGGCTAGCAGAGGTGTGGTGGACTAGCAGATGTGTGGGGGGCTAGCAGACACCAGAGGCCAGAATATCACGCAAGGGAGAGGAATGAGAAGGCCCAGTGAGGGTAATTAGAATTTGAGGAGGGACATGGAGACTGATTGAACAGTAGTAGAGCTAGAGGAGGGACTATGGAGAGGCAGTGAGGAGGAGTAGAACTAGAGAAGGGACTTCACAAGTGCAGTGAGGAGGACTAGAACTAGAGAAGGGACTTTGCAAGTGCAGTGAGGAGGAGTAGAACTAGAAGAGGAACTTCACAGATACAGTGAGGAGTAGAACTAGAGGAGGGATGTCACAGGTGCAGTGAGGAGGAGTAGAACTAGAAGAGGGACGTCACAGGTGAAGTAAGGAGTAGAACTAGAGAAGGGACTTCACAGGTGCAGTGAGGAGGAGTAGACCTAGAGAAGGGACTTTACAAGTGCAGATACGAGGAGTAGAACTAGAAGAGGGACTTTACAAGTGCAGTGAGGAGGAGTAGAACTAGAAGAGGGACTTCACaggtgcagtgagggggagtagaACTAGAAGGGGGACTTCACaggtgcagtgagggggagtagaACAAGAAGGGGGACTTCACAGGTGCAGTGAGGAGCAGAACTAGAGAAGGGACTTCACAAGTGCAGTGAGGAGCAGAACTAGAGAAGGGACTTCACAAGTGCAGTGAGGAGGAGTAGAAGTAGAGAAGGGACTTTGCAAGTGCAGTGAGGAGGAGTAGAACTAGAAGAGGGACGTCACAGATGCAGTGAGTAGGAGTAGAACTAGAGGGAAGTCACAGGTACAGTGAGGAGGGCTAGAACTAGAGGAGGGACGTCACAGGTGTAGTGAGGAGGAGTAGAACTAGAAGAGGGACTTCATAGGTGCAGTGAGGAGTAAAACTAGAAGAGGGGCTTCACAAGTGCAGTGAAGAGGAGTAGAACTAGAGAAGGGACTTTGCAAGTGCAGTGAGGAGGAGTAGAACTAGAGAAGGGACTTTGCAAGTGCAGTGAGGAGGAGTAGAACTAGAGAAGGGACGTCTCGggtgcagtgaggaggaggagtAGAACTAGAGGAGGGACATCACAGGTGCAGTGAGGAGGGGTAGAACTAGACTAGGGACGTCACAGGTTCAGCGAGGAGGAGTAGAACTAGAAGGGGGACTTCACAGGTGCAGTGAGGAGTAGAACTAGAGAAGGGACTTCACATGTGCAGTGAGGAGGAGTAGACCTAGAGTAGGGACGTCACAGGTGCAGTGGGTAGGAGTAGAACTAGATGGAATACacaggttcagtgaggaggagttGACTTATATAAGGGACTTTACAAGTGCAGTGAGGAGGAGTAGAACTGGAGAAGGGACTTTGCAAGTGCAGTGAGGAGAAGAACTAGAGAAGGGACTTTGCAagtgcagtgaggaggaggagaactAGAGAAGGGACTTTTAACGTGCAGTGTGGAGGAGTAGACCTAGAGAAGAGACTTTGCAAGTGCAGTGAGGAGAAGGAGAACTAGAGAAGGGACTTTGCAAGTGCAGTGAGGAGAAGTAGAACTAGAGAAGGGGCTTTACAAGTGCAGTGAAGAGGAGTAGAACTAGAGAAGGGACTTCACAGGTGCAGTGAGGAGGAGTAGAACTAGAAGAGGGATGTCACAGgtgcagtgaggaggagaagaactaGAGAAGGGACTTCACAggtgcagtgaggaggaggagaactAGGGAAGGGACTTTGCAAGTGCAGTGAGGAGGAGTAGAACTAGAAGAGGGATGTCACAGGTGCAGTGAGGAGGAGTAGACCTAGAGGAGGGACATCACAGGTGCAGTGAGAAGGAGTAGAACTAGAAAAGGGACTTTGCAagtgcagtgaggaggaggagaactAGAGAAGGTACTTTGCAagtgcagtgaggaggaggagaactAGAGAAGGGACTTTTAACGTGCAGTGTGGAGGAGTAGACCTAGAGAAGAGACTTTGCAagtgcagtgaggaggaggagaactAGAGAAGGGACTTTGCAagtgcagtgaggaggaggagaactAGAGAAGGGACTTTTAACGTGCAGTGAAGAGGAGTAGAACTAGAGAAGGGACTTCACAGGTGCAGTGAGGAGGAGTAGAACTAGAAGAGGGATGTCACAGgtgcagtgaggaggagaagaactaGAGAAGGGACGTCACAGGTTCAGCGAGCAGGAGTAGAACTAGAGAAGGGACTTCACaggagcagtgaggaggaggagaactAGGGAAGGGACTTTGCAAGTGCAGTGAGGAGGAGTAGAACTAGAAGAGGGATGTCACAGGTGCAGTGAGGAGGAGTAGACCTAGAGGAGGGACATCACAGGTGCAGTGAGGAGGAGTAGAACTAGAAAATGTACTTTGCAagtgcagtgaggaggaggagaactAGAGAAGGGACTTTGCAagtgcagtgaggaggaggagaactAGAGAAGGGACTTTTAACGTGCAGTGTGGAGGAGTAGACCTAGAGAAGAGACTTTGCAAGTGCAGTGAGGAGAAGGAGAACTAGAGAAGGGACTTTGCAAGTGCAGTGAGGAGAAGGAGAACTAGAGAAGGTACTTTGCAagtgcagtgaggaggaggagaactAGAGAAGGGACTTTGCAAGTGCATTGAGGAGAAGTAGAACTAGAGAAGGGGCTTTACAAGTGCAGTGAGGAGGAGTGGACCTAGAGAAGGGACTTTGCAATTGCAGTGAGGAGAAGTAGAACTAGAAAAGGGACTTTGCAAGTGCAGTGAGGAGGAGTAGAACTAGAGAAGGGACTTTGCAAGTGCATTGAGGAGAAGTGGAACTAGAGAAGGGGCTTTACAAGTGCAGTGAGGAGGTGAAGACTCAGAGAAGAGACTTTGCAAGTGCAGTGAGGAGAAGTAGAACTAGAGAAGGGACTTTGCAAGTGCAGTGAGGAGAAGTAGAATTAGAGAAGGGGCTTTACAAGTGCAGTGAGGAGGAGTAGACTTAGAGAAGGGACTTTGCAAGTGCAGTGAGGAGAAGTAGAACTAGAGAAGGGACTTTGCAAGTGCAGTGAGGAGAAGTAGAACTAGAAGAGGGACTTCACAGGTGCAGTAAGGAGGAGTAGACCTAGAGAAGGGACTTTGCAAGTGCAGTGAGGAGAAGTAGAACTAGAAAAGGGACTTTGCAAGTGCAGTGAGGAGGAGTAGACGTAGAGAAGGGACTTCGCAATTGCAGTGAGGAGTAGTAGACCTAGAGAAGGGACTTTACAAGTGCAGTGAGGAGGAGTAGACCTAGAGAAGGGACTTTACAAGTGCAGTGAGGAGAAGTAGAACTAGAGAAGGGGCTTTACAAGTGCAGGGAGGAGAAGTAGAACTAGAAAAGGGACTTTGCAAGTGCAGTGACGTGGAGTAGACCTAGAGAAGGGACTTTGCAAGTGCAGTGAGGAGAAGTAGAACTATAAAAGGGACTTTGCAAGTGCAGTGAGGAGGAGTAGACCTAGAGAAGGGACTTTGCAAGTGCAGTGAAGAGAAGTAGACCTAGAGAAGGGACTTTACAAGTGCAGTGAGGAGGAGTAGACCTAGAGAAGGGACTTTGCAAGTGCAGTGAGGAGGAGTAGACCTAGAGAAGAGACTTTACAAGTGCAGTGAGGAGGAGTAGAACTAGAGAAGGGGCTTTACAAGTGCAGTGAGGAGAAGCAGAACTAGAGATGGGGCTTTACAAGTGCAGTGAGGAGGAGTAGACCTAGAGAAAGGGACTTTGCAAGTGCAGTGAGGAGAAGTAGAACTAGAGAAGGGACTTTGCAAGTGCAGTGAGGAGGAGTAGAACTAGAAGAGGGACTTCACAGGTGCAGTGAGGAGGAGTAGACCTAGAGAAGGGACTTTGCAAGTGCAGTGAGGAGAAGTAGAACTAGAAAAGGGACTTTGCAAGTGCAGTGAGGAGGAGTAGACCTAGAGAAGGGACTTCGCAAGTGCAGTGAGGAGGAGTAGACTTAGCGAAAGGACTTTGCAAGTGCAGTGAGGAGGAGTAGAGCTAGAAGAGGGACTTCACAGGTGCAGTGAGGAGGAGTAGACCTAGAGAAGGGACTTCGCAAGTGCAGTGAGGAGGAGTAGGCTTAGAGAAGGGACTTTACAAGTGCAGTGAGGAGGAGTAGACCTCGAGAAGGGACTTTGCAAGTGCAGTGAGGAGGAGTAGAGCTAGAAGAGGGACTTCACATGTTCAGTGAGGCCTAGAAGATGAACTGTTGAGGCACGGGGGAGTCTGGGAGGAGGACTGTGGAAGTGCAGTAGGGTCCTACCAAAAGGACTGTAGTTGGGTGAAGCAGGCACCCGTAGTGACAGACTGACTTCCCACATTCTTTCTCCTTCCAGGGGCTGTGGAAAACATCATGGATTTCCTCAACCACAGTTTTTTGGACTCTGGGAGCTCCTACGACTACACCTTCAACTTCTGGAACGACTACCTGGGACTATCCACTCTGGTCGGCAGTAAAAGCCCGGTGGCCAGCAGCGGCCCATCCAGCCCGCTGCCTCCGCACAGCCCCAACGCCATCACTGAGTCGCTGAAGGCCACCCTAGGCCTGGAGGACCCAGCTTCAGCTCCGTGCACCTGCGGTCTGGTACCAGGTCGCGGCGGGGAGGACTGCAGCTGCCACCCGGATGCCCCTCCTGCTGACCGCTGCTTCGCTGTGGGCACCCACTGCCACCGCCCCTTcctcaccactgagcagccgcagCACTGCAGCTATTCCCCACCGGGCTTTGGCCCAACGGGCGGCGGCCTGGAGCTGTACGTGGAGCGGAAGACGCTGCTTAGAAAAGCAGGCGGCCTGGCGGGAGGACGGCTCAAGCCGGAGCCCAAGATCTGCGTCTTCTGTCGCAACAATGGCGCCCCAGAGGAGGTGTACGGGTCCCACGTGCTCAAGACCCCAGACGGTGCACGTGTGCTCTGCCCCATCCTGCGGGCCTACACCTGCCCGCTCTGCAGTGCCAATGGCGACAGCGCCCACACCATCAAGTACTGCCCGCTTTCAAAGGACCAGGCCCCACCCCAGCAGCAGCTGccacagcccccctaccagcagtaCCAGCAGTATCACAGACTACTCAAGGGGGGGCGCGGACTGGGCGGGCAGAGGAGAGTCAAAATATTCTAATCACAGGCTGGGCCCCACCATCAAGGGCCAGAGATCCGAGGGTCCAGATGCAGGAgagctcagggttgtggactaaATTAGTTATTTTAACAGAAAAATGTATGCCAAGTTCGGTATTTCGTGAAGTCAGTGGGTCTGAATAAGGAAACATGGAGTGGAGGGGCACTTTGAAATGCGTGAGACTCACCCCCAAAGAGTGACACTAGAGATCGCCACAGGCTGCTCAGAGATGTCTAGACACGCCTCAGTGATGAAGAGCAGTGAATTACCACGCCAAAAGGGTGCTACAGAGGGAGGGCCAGGAACCCATCTCAAGGTGTCTGCAACAGCATCTGGACGCATTTCACCGCTCTCAGCCCCACAAAGAACCTCCCAAAGACTCGGACCCTGCAGTGCACCTCCAAGCATCACTTCTACCTCCCTGCCTCACCCCCATGCAGTCACCCCGCAACGTAGGGAGGCAGCGCTTAGAAGCAGGACAGAGTCATCTCACCCGCCAAGTGGAACCAAACGTCACCCACTGCGCGAGAGTAAAAGGGCGCCTTTCACTGATGAATGTGTGAATGACTGCCGACACCCcccacaaccacaagcacacacacagatgaAACAAGCACGTATGCCCTCTGAGGTTCAACCAACCACCTGTGTGCGCAACGTAACCAACTCTTCGGACGCGACGTATGGGAACCTCAGTGATGCCTCCTCCAATGCTCTCAAGGCGCCCCGCTTTTGCGCACAGTTGTGGAGCTCGAGACCCCCGATTCGActcctaaaacataaaaaaaatagacCCTGGGGCGTCCAGGTAAGGGGGTAAGATGGATCCCTCCAAAAATACCACGTGCACGTAGGACAAGGAAATGCACCTTCCAGAAGTTTCTACGGCGCTCGAGACTCCACGAGCCGTGTGGGGGGCACTGTACCCCCTCTCAACAGGTCCTTAAATCACCCGAAGATGCCATGTCCAGCGGAATCAACAGGcccgctagccaaggtgccccatcaGGGTGCCCGGGAAGCACAAGTGTGCCCCAATGCATCGACCACCCCCTCGAGCCCGGACCCCGTGAGCTGGAAGCCTGGGGGGAAGGGACACTCTTTGGGGGTCCTTGGCCTGCAGACGGGGAGGCTTCTCCCCGCCTTTCGAAGACTGTTCAGGTTTTTGGTTGTTGCTAAAAGTCTCAACCCCCCTCAGACCTTGCAATAAACTGTCCAACCTGTGTTTGTGGGCGCAAGAGAAGACGGGGAGACATTGCAGCTGTGGCTGCGCCGGGATTCGACCTTAGGGGCATTTGGGGATCCATCAAGGAGCGTGTCCCCTCCCCAGACCTGGGCCCGTTACATCCCTGCGTGGACATGGTTTGGGGGGTTTTGTGGTAAAGCACcggacattggggggggggggggggtacgagATTTGCTTGTCGGTTGTTGAATTTAATCATTTCTGTGTCTCACTCCTTCCAGGAGCCCGGGCCAGCGCGGCTCTTTGACGCGTTTGtgtttaaatgcattttattcagactGCAAAGGTTCATGAAATGCTCGTGTGACTTGCTTTTCTCTGTTTTTAGTGTATACTCACTGACGTCACTGCGGATTTAAGTTTGTATTTCGCTGCCCCCTCCTCCACCACAATCTTTCACTGACGGTTTATAGTGAGTAACTCAACATTGTCTGGGTGTTTATTGCACCCCCCTCCCCCGGCCCCACTTTCATTTCCAGCCTCCCCCTGTTTGTATATGTGTTTATGATGTGTTtcggcctgtttgtgtgtgtttgtgtaagcccCCAGatctttgtgtgtatgtatatgtgtttttGCGTGCctgtgtatatgttggtgtgtgtgtgtttgtatatgtgtttatgatgtgtgtgtgtgtgtgtgtttctgcatgtttgtgtgtgtttgtgcaagccCCCGGatctttgtgtgtatgtatgtgtttgtgtgtgttcttgtgtatatgttggtgtgtgtttgtatatgtgtttatgatgtgtgtgtgtgtttttgcatgTTCGTGTGTGTTTGTGCTCGGCCCTGTatctttgtgtgtatgtgtgtgtttgtgcacccACCTGTTATGTCTGTGTATAtgttagtgtgtgtgagtgtgtatatgtgtttgtgatgtgtgtgtttctgcatgtgtgtgtgtttgtgcccggCCCTGTAtctttgtgtgtatatgtgtgtgtttgtgcacccacctgtgtgtatgtgtgtgtgtatgtcagtgtatatgttggtgggtgtgagtgtgtatatgtatttgtgatatgtgtgtttctgcatgtgtgtgtgtttgtgcccggCCCTGTatctttgtgtgtatgtgtgtgtgtttgtgcacccacctgtgtgtatgtgtgtatgcctgtgtatatgtcggtgggtgtgagtgtgtatatgtgtttgtgatgtgtgtgtttctgcatgtgtgtgtgtttgtgcccggCCCCGGATctttgtgtgtatgtgcgtgtctgTGTATATGTTGGTGGGTGTGAGTGTttatatgtgtttgtgatgtgtgtgtttctgcatgtgtgtgtgtttgtgcccggCCCTGTatctttgtgtgtatgtgtgtgtttgtgcacccacctgtgtgtatgtgtgtgtctgtgtatatgttggtgggtgtgagtgtgtatatgtgtttgtgatgtgtgtgtttgagccaggccctgtgtctttgtgtgtatgtgtgtgtttgtgcacccacctatgtgtatgtgtgtgtggtcatGTGACTCTAAAACTACAGATGGTCTGTACTCGGAGTGACGTCATCCTTTGGCGCGTGAAACGTGCAGCTAAGTATGTGTCTTGCTCGTGTGGTGTCACTCTTTCCTCAGAGGGGGCATTGGGCAAGAGAACCAGGGGCTTTGACATCacacacgggggggggggggggggggggggcaccagtttcacccctgctgcccttgcgTTCTTgtgcacactcactcacagccccccGCCATGTCTGTTGGGggagtcacccaggcactcactcTCTTTTGAGTGAATAATTTCccatcccccgcccccccccccccctccagtctgGCGTCTTTTCGCAGGGAGGTCTCTTTCACTAAAAGATGGAGTCTCGTGCActtcctcctctcttcttctctcctctcccatctcctcctctcccctttcctgccctcccctcctctcctctcctcttctagaTGCTGAATATCTAAAACTGCTCCTCGCGCAGAAGCGCCTTGAAACCCGACGCGCTGGCGCTGCATTGCTCTGATGAACTGCCCTTTGAGGCCTTAGATGTTGCACATATGTAGAGGGGTGCCAGCCTCGCCCCTCTGCCTGCTGCCACCACACTGCCCACCCTGGCACCAGCTGTCTCTGCTTTTGTGCTTCTTGGCCAAGGGGGCAGTGAGACGCAGACACCCTTCCCTTGCGCCAAATGCGCCCAGAAGGACCCCCTCTGCCCTCCCCACACCTGAGGGCACCTTTGGGCCAACAGACAGGGCTGAGGGGGCAACTCAACCAAAAGATGGCTGCCAGGGCCCCAGAAGGGCTGCCCCACCCTTTGTCGTGGGTGCAGTGTTTACATCCG
The genomic region above belongs to Pleurodeles waltl isolate 20211129_DDA chromosome 1_1, aPleWal1.hap1.20221129, whole genome shotgun sequence and contains:
- the LOC138252822 gene encoding nanos homolog 1-like — encoded protein: MDFLNHSFLDSGSSYDYTFNFWNDYLGLSTLVGSKSPVASSGPSSPLPPHSPNAITESLKATLGLEDPASAPCTCGLVPGRGGEDCSCHPDAPPADRCFAVGTHCHRPFLTTEQPQHCSYSPPGFGPTGGGLELYVERKTLLRKAGGLAGGRLKPEPKICVFCRNNGAPEEVYGSHVLKTPDGARVLCPILRAYTCPLCSANGDSAHTIKYCPLSKDQAPPQQQLPQPPYQQYQQYHRLLKGGRGLGGQRRVKIF